One Burkholderia vietnamiensis LMG 10929 genomic window carries:
- a CDS encoding LemA family protein: MQRFSTFRAACLAVLMTACIVMLSGCGYNAIQAQDEQVKANWSEVLNQYQRRADLVPNLVNTVKGYANQEKDVLTRVTEARAQVGAMRATPELLADPAAFAKFEAAQGQLTSSLSRLLVVSENYPQLKSDANFRDLQAQLEGTENRIAVARNRYIRSVQDYNITVRSFPNNLTAMAFGYKEKPNFAVTNEAEIAKPPRVDFGAAPGPASGAAN, translated from the coding sequence ATGCAACGCTTTTCGACTTTTCGTGCCGCGTGTCTTGCGGTGTTGATGACGGCCTGCATCGTGATGCTGTCCGGATGCGGCTACAACGCCATACAGGCCCAAGACGAGCAGGTGAAGGCCAACTGGTCCGAAGTGCTCAATCAGTACCAGCGACGTGCCGATCTGGTGCCGAATCTCGTGAACACCGTGAAGGGATATGCGAACCAGGAAAAAGACGTTCTAACGCGGGTGACCGAAGCCAGGGCGCAAGTGGGCGCCATGCGCGCCACGCCGGAACTGCTGGCGGACCCCGCCGCGTTCGCAAAGTTCGAGGCGGCCCAGGGACAACTGACGTCGTCTCTTTCCCGGCTGCTCGTGGTTTCCGAAAACTACCCGCAGCTGAAGTCCGACGCGAATTTTCGTGACCTCCAGGCCCAGCTCGAGGGTACCGAAAACAGAATCGCCGTAGCCCGGAACCGCTACATCCGCTCGGTTCAGGACTACAACATCACGGTTCGCTCGTTCCCGAACAATCTGACCGCGATGGCGTTCGGCTACAAGGAAAAGCCGAACTTTGCCGTCACGAACGAAGCGGAAATCGCCAAGCCGCCGCGGGTGGACTTTGGTGCCGCGCCGGGGCCGGCGAGCGGAGCCGCAAATTGA